DNA from Desertibacillus haloalkaliphilus:
GGCTACCACTAAGTAATCTCCAAGCTGTTTTGCACGCTCTAGCAGCTTGATATGCCCCCAGTGTAATAAATCAAATGTACCGTACGTAATAACTTTCTTCATTGCAAACATAA
Protein-coding regions in this window:
- a CDS encoding adenylyltransferase/cytidyltransferase family protein gives rise to the protein MKKVITYGTFDLLHWGHIKLLERAKQLGDYLVVA